In Juglans microcarpa x Juglans regia isolate MS1-56 chromosome 4S, Jm3101_v1.0, whole genome shotgun sequence, a single window of DNA contains:
- the LOC121261894 gene encoding uncharacterized protein LOC121261894 isoform X2 translates to MLLAVQYRQPHVFQILLKKNIMIRDRVLRVEATSGNNAAHLAAELGEYRPWLIPREALQIQYEIKWFEFVTESIPSNFLTRRNEAKMTPEELFVKNHKDLVQDGGKWLHKTSESYSVVAGLIATVAFATSTAVPGGIRDNIGIPTFENKTPFHLFAISSLIALCFSVTALVTFLSISTSRNKERDFGKDLPMKLLIGLTSLFFAIAAMLISFCSGHLFVIDDKLKYVAYPVHAATYLPVTLFAVMQFPLYFDIIESTFRKVPRRSYKASVL, encoded by the exons GACAACCACATGTATTTCAAATACtgctgaaaaaaaatatcatgatcAGAGACAGGGTGTTACGAGTGGAGGCTACAAGTGGGAATAATGCAGCTCATCTCGCGGCTGAGCTTGGAGAATATAGGCCTTGGCTAATTCCCCGGGAAGCCTTGCAAATTCAATATGAAATCAAGTGGTTTGAG TTCGTGACAGAGTCCATTCCTTCTAACTTTCTTACCCGCCGGAACGAAGCCAAAATGACCCCTGAGGAACTGTTCGTCAAGAATCACAAGGATCTCGTCCAGGATGGTGGCAAATGGTTACATAAAACCTCTGAATCCTACTCTGTTGTCGCTGGACTCATAGCCACTGTGGCCTTTGCCACCTCCACCGCAGTTCCTGGAGGCATCAGGGATAATATTGGCATTCCCACATTTGAAAACAAAACCCCATTCCACCTCTTTGCCATCTCATCACTCATCGCACTCTGCTTCTCGGTCACGGCTTTGGTAACGTTCCTCTCCATCTCAACATCaaggaataaagaaagagatttcGGAAAGGACTTGCCAATGAAGCTCTTGATAGGTTTAACGTCCTTGTTCTTTGCCATAGCCGCGATGCTGATTTCCTTCTGCTCGGGACATCTCTTTGTGATAGACGATAAGTTAAAATATGTGGCGTATCCAGTGCATGCGGCAACCTACCTACCGGTAACTTTATTTGCTGTGATGCAGTTTCCACTGTATTTTGATATTATAGAATCTACCTTCAGGAAGGTGCCCCGACGTAGCTACAAGGCGTCCGTTCTCTAA